In the Hordeum vulgare subsp. vulgare chromosome 7H, MorexV3_pseudomolecules_assembly, whole genome shotgun sequence genome, one interval contains:
- the LOC123407645 gene encoding ABC transporter C family member 8-like produces the protein MPGAGTADKLGHPAMAFLGWSPSWTCGREDGGGLTLASPCVQRGLVDCVNGVLLVAYASALLAACVTGRWDGRGRSGGAWRRWGVAAVSACCVAVAATYAVAAFGGSADAAVTTASVVRALVWVAVAASLHLQPTRPASAVAVLWWTLFSLLITAYNAEVLAMGHVLDVAEAVAWAVNFLLLLCALGSLLLRRSRGHKDDDGLSEPLIDKAVHDSELYRAGLFSQLAFSWLNPLLRLGRTKALDLADIPLISSEDCARQASRRFSEAWSRHRQDKAQSGRSNGLALVLCKCFLTEIMIAGFYAFMRTLAIAISPILLFAFVRYSYQEEERDRRVGLSLVGCLLVIKLVESLSQRHWFFDSRRTGMRIRSALMAAIFQKQLKLSSQGRKNHSTGEIVNYIAVDAYRLGDALSWFHMAWSSPLQLAFAVGTLFWALRLGAIPGLVPLIIFGFLNMPFAKLLQGYQAKFMVAQDDRLRSTSEVLNSMKIIKLQSWEEKFRAMVESLRDAEFIWLRETQMKKAYGAVMYWMSPTVVSAVMFTATAILGSAPLNASTLFTVLATLRVMAEPVRFLPEILTMMIQYKVSLDRIEKFLVEEEIKEGAERAPPQNSDIRVHVQDANFSWNASAADLALRNINLSINQGEKVAVCGAVGSGKSSLLYALLREIPRTSGSVDVFGSLAYVSQNSWIQSGTVRDNILFGKPFDKELYEKATKSCALDKDIENFNHGDLTEIGQRGLNMSGGQKQRIQLARAVYSDADIYLLDDPFSAVDAHTAAVLFYDCVMTALSKKTVVLVTHQVEFLTETNRILVMEGGQVKQQGKYADLLESGTAFEKLVSAHQSSITALDTTSQENQVQGQQVLDDSIMPSTLLATRQPSEIEVSTKGPSVAQLTEEEEKGIGNLGWKPYKDYVQVSKGILPLCGMITAQVLFTVFQIMSTYWLAVAIQINVSSSLLVGAYSGIAIFSCCFAYLRSLFAATLGLKASKAFFTGLMDSVFKAPMSFFDSTPIGRILTRASSDLSILDFDIPYSMAFVVTGGIEVVTTVLVMGTVTWQVLLVAIPVAISMVYVQRYYVDSARELVRINGTTKAPVMNYASESILGVVTIRAFAATDRFIHNNLHLIDNDATMFFHTVAAQEWVLIRVEALQSLTIFTSSLFLILVPPGVISPGFAGLCLSYALSLTAAQVFLTRYYSYLENYIISVERIKQYMHLPSEPPTIIPDSRPPISWPQEGRIDLQDLKIKYRPNTPLVLKGITCTFPAGNRIGVVGRTGSGKSTLISSLFRLVDPVGGKILIDNLDICSIGLKDLRTKLSIIPQEPTLFRGTVRNNLDPLGQHSDDEIWEALEKCQLKRSISSTAALLDTVVSDDGDNWSVGQRQLFCLGRVLLRRNKILVLDEATASIDSATDAILQAVIRQQFTSCTVITIAHRVPTVTDSDRVMVLSYGKLLEYDTPAKLLEDKQSAFAKLVAEYWANCKRNST, from the exons ATGCCGGGCGCAGGGACGGCCGATAAGCTGGGCCATCCGGCCATGGCCTTTCTCG GCTGGTCGCCCTCGTGGACTTGCGGGCGGGAGGACGGCGGCGGGCTCACCCTCGCGTCGCCGTGCGTGCAGAGGGGTCTGGTCGACTGCGTCAATGGTGTGCTCCTCGTCGCCTACGCCTCCGCGCTGCTCGCGGCCTGCGTCACGGGGCGGTGGGATGGGCGGGGGAGAAGCGGCGGCgcatggcggcggtggggggtggccgcggtttcCGCGTGCTGCGTGGCCGTCGCGGCGACGTACGCCGTCGCCGCGTTCGGGGGCTCCGCGGACGCGGCggtcaccacggcttccgtcgtcAGGGCGCTGGTGTGGGTGGCCGTGGCCGCCTCGTTGCACCTCCAGCCGACGAGGCCGGCGAGCGCCGTGGCCGTTCTCTGGTGGACGCTCTTCTCGCTGCTGATCACCGCGTACAATGCGGAGGTCCTTGCCATGGGCCACGTGCTCGACGTCGCGGAGGCTGTCGCGTGGGCGGTCAACTTCCTCCTCCTGCTCTGCGCCCTCGGCTCGCTGCTGCTCCGGCGGAGCCGTggccacaaggacgacgacggcCTGTCCGAGCCCTTGATTGACAAGGCGGTGCACGACTCGGAGCTCTACCGGGCCGGCCTGTTCAGCCAGCTCGCCTTCTCGTGGCTGAACCCTCTGCTCCGCCTCGGCCGCACAAAAGCACTAGACCTCGCCGACATCCCGCTCATCTCCTCCGAGGACTGCGCACGGCAGGCCTCACGTAGGTTCTCCGAGGCGTGGAGCCGCCACCGGCAGGACAAGGCGCAGAGCGGGAGATCCAACGGCCTCGCCCTCGTCCTGTGCAAGTGCTTCCTCACGGAGATCATGATCGCCGGCTTCTACGCCTTCATGAGAACACTGGCGATAGCCATCTCCCCTATATTGCTCTTTGCCTTCGTACGGTACAGCTACCAAGAAGAAGAGAGAGATCGCCGTGTCGGCCTGTCGCTCGTCGGCTGCCTCCTCGTCATCAAGCTCGTCGAGTCGCTGTCGCAGCGGCATTGGTTCTTCGACTCCAGGAGGACCGGGATGCGCATACGGTCCGCGCTAATGGCGGCCATCTTCCAGAAGCAGCTCAAGCTGTCCAGCCAGGGGAGGAAGAACCATTCCACTGGGGAGATTGTCAACTACATTGCCGTCGACGCTTACCGGCTCGGCGATGCTCTCAGCTGGTTTCACATGGCGTGGAGCTCGCCGCTCCAGCTCGCCTTCGCAGTAGGCACGCTCTTCTGGGCGCTCAGGCTTGGGGCCATCCCGGGTCTAGTCCCCCTGATCATCTTCGGCTTCCTCAACATGCCGTTCGCAAAGCTTCTGCAAGGGTACCAGGCCAAGTTTATGGTTGCACAGGATGACAGGCTCCGGTCCACGTCCGAGGTGCTCAACAGCATGAAGATCATCAAGCTGCAGTCATGGGAGGAGAAGTTCCGGGCCATGGTCGAGTCCCTCAGAGACGCCGAGTTCATATGGCTGAGGGAGACCCAGATGAAGAAGGCCTATGGCGCCGTCATGTACTGGATGTCCCCGACGGTCGTCTCGGCGGTGATGTTCACCGCCACGGCGATCCTGGGGAGTGCCCCCCTGAATGCCAGTACCCTCTTCACGGTCTTGGCCACCCTGAGGGTCATGGCTGAGCCGGTGAGGTTCCTTCCTGAGATCCTAACAATGATGATCCAGTACAAGGTGTCGTTGGACCGTATCGAGAAATTTCTCGTAGAAGAAGAGATCAAAGAGGGTGCCGAGAGGGCGCCTCCACAAAACTCTGATATCAGGGTTCATGTCCAAGATGCAAATTTCAGCTGGAATGCGAGCGCGGCCGATTTGGCGCTAAGGAATATTAACCTTAGCATAAACCAAGGAGAGAAGGTGGCCGTCTGCGGCGCGGTTGGCTCGGGAAAATCTTCACTCCTTTATGCGTTACTTAGGGAGATACCTAGAACATCAGGATCA GTTGACGTATTTGGATCACTGGCATATGTTTCGCAAAACTCATGGATACAGAGTGGCACTGTCCGCGACAATATACTCTTCGGAAAGCCCTTCGACAAGGAACTGTATGAGAAGGCAACCAAATCTTGTGCTTTGGACAAGGACATAGAAAATTTCAATCATGGAGACCTTACAGAGATCGGTCAGAGAGGGCTCAACATGAGTGGAGGTCAGAAGCAAAGGATTCAACTTGCTAGAGCTGTTTATAGCGATGCAGATATCTACCTCCTAGACGACCCTTTCAGCGCGGTCGATGCACACACTGCTGCGGTTCTTTTCTAT GATTGTGTGATGACCGCACTTTCAAAGAAGACCGTTGTTCTTGTGACGCACCAAGTGGAATTTCTGACTGAAACTAACAGGATTCTG GTAATGGAAGGAGGCCAGGTTAAGCAACAAGGGAAATATGCAGACCTGCTGGAATCCGGGACGGCATTCGAGAAGCTAGTTTCGGCTCACCAGTCCTCAATCACTGCACTGGATACCACCAGCCAAGAAAACCAAGTCCAAGGGCAACAAGTGCTTGATGACAGTATCATGCCGAGCACATTGCTGGCGACGCGGCAGCCTAGCGAAATCGAAGTCTCGACGAAGGGTCCTTCAGTGGCCCAGCtcacagaagaggaggagaaggggatcgGCAACCTCGGATGGAAGCCATACAAAGACTACGTACAAGTCTCCAAGGGCATTTTACCTCTCTGTGGGATGATTACAGCTCAAGTGCTTTTCACAGTCTTTCAAATCATGTCCACATATTGGCTGGCCGTGGCTATTCAGATCAATGTCAGTAGTTCTCTTCTGGTTGGGGCTTACTCCGGGATCGCCATCTTCAGCTGCTGCTTCGCCTACCTCAGAAGCCTGTTCGCTGCTACTCTGGGACTCAAGGCCTCCAAAGCATTCTTTACGGGTCTAATGGACTCTGTATTCAAGGCTCCCATGTCATTCTTTGATTCGACGCCCATTGGAAGAATATTGACAAGG GCTTCATCAGATTTGAGCATTCTGGACTTCGACATACCTTACTCCATGGCTTTTGTGGTGACCGGCGGTATTGAGGTGGTCACGACAGTGCTGGTCATGGGTACTGTAACCTGGCAGGTCTTGCTTGTAGCAATCCCAGTCGCAATATCCATGGTATATGTTCAG AGGTACTACGTGGACTCGGCCAGAGAGCTAGTCAGAATTAATGGTACGACAAAGGCGCCTGTCATGAACTATGCATCGGAATCGATTCTTGGTGTGGTGACAATCAGGGCTTTCGCGGCAACAGACAGGTTCATCCACAACAACCTGCACCTTATAGACAACGATGCGACAATGTTTTTCCACACGGTTGCCGCGCAGGAGTGGGTTCTTATAAGAGTGGAAGCACTGCAAAGCTTGACCATATTCACATCTTCATTGTTCCTCATTTTGGTTCCTCCAGGAGTAATTTCACCAG GCTTTGCGGGTCTTTGCCTCTCCTATGCTTTAAGCCTGACCGCGGCACAAGTTTTCCTGACACGGTACTATTCCTACCTAGAAAACTATATCATTTCAGTCGAGAGAATCAAGCAGTATATGCACCTTCCATCAGAGCCTCCCACCATAATACCAGACAGCAGGCCTCCAATTTCATGGCCACAGGAGGGAAGAATAGACCTGCAAGATTTGAAG ATTAAATACCGCCCAAACACGCCACTTGTTCTCAAAGGAATCACTTGCACCTTCCCTGCTGGAAACAGAATTGGGGTTGTCGGGAGGACAGGAAGCGGGAAATCAACACTTATCAGCTCACTCTTCCGTCTCGTTGATCCTGTGGGTGGGAAGATACTTATTGACAACTTGGATATCTGCTCTATTGGTCTCAAGGATCTAAGAACTAAACTGAGTATTATCCCCCAAGAACCTACACTTTTTAGAGGGACTGTGCGCAATAATTTGGACCCCCTTGGTCAGCATTCCGATGATGAGATATGGGAG GCCTTGGAAAAGTGTCAGCTGAAGAGATCAATTAGCAGCACTGCTGCTCTTCTCGATACAGTAG TGAGTGATGATGGCGATAACTGGAGTGTTGGGCAGCGCCAGCTCTTCTGTCTCGGCAGAGTTCTCCTCCGTAGGAACAAAATTCTAGTGTTAGATGAAGCAACAGCGTCCATCGACTCTGCCACTGATGCAATCCTACAGGCTGTCATCAGGCAGCAGTTCACTAGTTGCACAGTGATAACCATTGCTCACAGGGTCCCTACTGTGACAGACAGTGACAGGGTCATGGTACTTTCCTATG GTAAACTTCTAGAATATGACACACCCGCAAAGCTGTTGGAAGACAAACAATCAGCCTTTGCTAAACTTGTGGCGGAGTATTGGGCTAATTGCAAGCGGAACTCAACATGA